DNA sequence from the Desulfopila inferna genome:
GAATCTGGATCTTGAAGATGACAGCCTGATGGAAACGCCGCATCGCATCGCCAAAATGTATGTGGATGAAGTCTTTTCCGGTCTCGACTACGCCAACTTCCCGAAAATCACCGTCATTGAGAATAAAATGAAGGTTGATGAGATGGTGACCGTGCGTGATATCACGCTGACCAGCACCTGTGAACACCACTTTGTGATCATCGATGGCAAAGCGACCGTCGCCTACATTCCCAAAGAAAAGGTGATTGGCCTGTCGAAAATCAACCGTATCGTGC
Encoded proteins:
- the folE gene encoding GTP cyclohydrolase I FolE translates to LSQEAALVHEALLARGLETPLRAPTRDIDDNTRKSLIAGHMTEIMQLLNLDLEDDSLMETPHRIAKMYVDEVFSGLDYANFPKITVIENKMKVDEMVTVRDITLTSTCEHHFVIIDGKATVAYIPKEKVIGLSKINRIV